One Amaranthus tricolor cultivar Red isolate AtriRed21 chromosome 1, ASM2621246v1, whole genome shotgun sequence DNA window includes the following coding sequences:
- the LOC130797535 gene encoding probable serine/threonine-protein kinase PBL21 isoform X2, whose product MKMIVAIKQLNHEGVQGSQEFIIEILMLSLLHHPNLMSLKGYCTDGDEKLLVYEYMPKGSLEDHLFNLGPGKVPLDWNTRMRIAVDTARGMEYLHVKANPPVIFRDLKPANILLDNEFHARLSDFGLAKLGPVGDRTHVSTRVMGTYGYCAPEYAMSGKLTLKSDIYSLGVVLLEILSGRKSIDPNRSRAEQNLINWARPCFKDKTRYIQLVDPALHGRYPWRCFQHFVAIVAICLQEVPAHRPLISDVVVALEYLASQPYYPESSGSRNQSKPSSSHQDYSRY is encoded by the exons ATTGTTGCTATCAAACAATTGAATCATGAAGGAGTTCAAGGCAGTCAGGAATTTATTATCGAAATTCTCATGCTTAGCCTTCTTCACCACCCGAATCTTATGAGCTTAAAAGGCTATTGCACTGATGGTGATGAAAAACTCTTAGTTTATGAGTATATGCCTAAGGGTAGCTTGGAAGATCATCTATTCA ACTTGGGCCCAGGGAAGGTTCCGTTGGACTGGAACACACGCATGAGGATTGCCGTTGATACTGCCAGGGGTATGGAGTATCTCCATGTTAAAGCCAACCCGCCTGTTATCTTTCGCGATTTGAAACCCGCGAATATATTACTGGACAATGAATTCCATGCCAGGCTCTCAGACTTTGGGCTCGCTAAGTTGGGACCTGTTGGTGACAGGACCCATGTCTCTACCCGTGTGATGGGAACTTACGGCTATTGTGCACCCGAATATGCCATGAGTGGTAAACTGACCCTGAAATCCGACATATATAGCTTGGGTGTTGTCTTATTGGAAATTCTCAGTGGACGCAAGTCTATTGATCCAAATAGGAGTCGCGCAGAGCAGAATCTAATTAATTGG GCACGCCCTTGCTTCAAGGATAAAACACGATATATTCAGCTGGTTGATCCGGCATTGCATGGCCGTTATCCCTGGCGCTGTTTCCAACATTTTGTCGCAATTGTAGCCATATGTCTTCAGGAAGTACCTGCTCACCGACCCCTCATCAGCGATGTCGTTGTGGCCTTAGAATACTTGGCTTCACAACCTTACTATCCTGAATCTTCAGGTTCAAGAAACCAATCCAAGCCTTCATCTTCACACCAAGATTATAGCAGATACTAG
- the LOC130797547 gene encoding probable serine/threonine-protein kinase PIX13, with protein sequence MGNCWGSPAEKSPTPSTTGNISSGVSSSLVSQTPSTRTSSTISSNISSKSHISVSSSDEVFSNGQLLPTPNLREFTFQELRYATKSFKADTLLGEGGFGRVYKGWLESKHQTKSGSGLVVAIKKLNSESVQGFEEWQSEVNFLGRLSHPNLVKLFGYCWEDKELLLVYEFMQKGSLENHLFGRGSAVQPLPWDLRIKIIIGAARGIAFLHSSDDRVIYRDIKASNILLDGSYNAKISDFGLAKLGPSASQSHVTTRVMGTYGYAAPEYVATGHLYVKSDVYGFGVVLVELLTGLRALDTTRPSGKHTLVDWIKPHLSDKRKLKRIMDTRLEGMYPSKAAITTAELALNCLAQEPRARPSMQEVLESLEKIQGMVQEKQRVSRKSSTGSALVRPHRHPRQNVVRSHQNSIHSC encoded by the exons ATGGGTAATTGCTGGGGTTCTCCAGCTGAAAAATCTCCAACTCCTAGTACTACTGGGAATATTAGTTCAG GTGTATCATCATCTCTTGTTAGTCAAACCCCATCAACAAGAACCAGTAGCACTATTTCAAGCAACATATCTAGCAAGAGTCACATTTCAGTATCTAGCAGTGATGAGGTATTCTCAAATGGACAACTTTTACCCACACCAAATCTTAGAGAGTTTACCTTCCAAGAATTAAGATATGCTACAAAGAGTTTCAAGGCTGATACTTTGTTGGGGGAAGGAGGTTTTGGTAGAGTCTACAAAGGTTGGCTTGAGAGCAAGCATCAAACTAAGAGTGGTAGCGGTTTGGTTGTGGCGATTAAGAAGCTAAATTCCGAAAGCGTACAAGGTTTTGAGGAATGGCAG TCTGAGGTAAATTTCTTAGGAAGGTTATCGCACCCAAACTTGGTTAAATTATTTGGGTACTGTTGGGAAGACAAAGAACTCCTACTTGTGTATGAATTTATGCAGAAGGGAAGCCTTGAAAACCATCTATTTGGAA GGGGTTCTGCGGTTCAGCCACTCCCATGGGATTTGAGGATAAAAATCATCATCGGAGCTGCTCGTGGAATCGCTTTCTTACACTCTTCTGATGACCGTGTCATCTATCGTGACATAAAAGCTTCTAACATACTACTAGACGGC TCTTATAATGCCAAAATTTCGGATTTTGGCTTAGCGAAACTAGGGCCTTCGGCAAGTCAGTCCCATGTTACAACCAGAGTTATGGGAACCTATGGATATGCTGCACCCGAGTATGTTGCCACAG GTCATTTGTATGTAAAGAGTGATGTGTATGGCTTTGGAGTCGTGTTAGTCGAGCTTCTTACTGGCTTAAGAGCACTCGATACAACCCGCCCTAGTGGGAAGCACACCTTGGTAGATTGGATCAAACCCCATTTATCTGATAAGAGGAAGTTAAAGAGAATCATGGATACTAGGTTGGAGGGCATGTATCCATCAAAAGCCGCCATTACAACAGCCGAACTTGCTTTGAACTGTCTTGCTCAAGAACCTCGAGCTCGACCCTCTATGCAAGAGGTTCTTGAGTCTTTAGAGAAAATTCAGGGCATggttcaagaaaaacaaagagtATCAAGGAAAAGCTCAACGGGGAGTGCTTTAGTTCGTCCCCATAGACATCCCCGACAAAATGTTGTTAGGTCTCATCAAAATTCTATACACTCGTGTTGA